The nucleotide sequence TGGTTTGTAGCACTCGCATATGTAATGCGATTAACCGTTTCCAGCGAGGCCATTTTTTTTGCCAGCAAACAACACGCCTAAGCTGGACGCTCTCTTTAGCCGATCTTCTTTAAATAGCGATTAGCCACTAGCCAAACGGAACACAAAGCCCCATCTCCCCATCCCCATCTCACTACACCCTGTAATCCCGTCACCCTGTGGCCCTGTCCCCCTGCGGCCCTTTCACCCTCTCACCCTCCTACCCCGAGCCCAACATGTGGGACTTCCTAGCCGGCAACCTGCCACACCTCAACGCCGCCCTCAACGTCACGGCCACCGTGCTGTTGGCGATGGGCCTTTGGAACATCAAGAACGGTCGAGCGAAGAAGCATAAGGTCCTGATGGTCCGTGCGTTCTTCGTCAGTGCGGCGTTCTTGCTGTGCTATTTGCTACACAAGTTCTCGCTGTTCCAGACCACAGGCGAGTGGAACAAGAAGTTCCCCGAGGACGCATCGGCATCGGCCCGGATCACGTACCTGTCGATCTTGATCCCGCACATCATCCTGGCGATCGCGGTCCCATTCCTGGCCGTACGAGCAATCTACTTGGCCAAGAACGGCCGGATCGTCGCCCACAAGAAGCTCGTCCGCTTCGCCTTCCCCATCTGGATGTACGTCTCCGTCACCGGAGTCCTCGTCTACGTGATGCTGTACCAGCTCTACGCGTAGGAGGCTGGGGAGGAGAGGGAAAGTGATGCAGGGCCACAGGCTGGCAGGACGCCAGTTAGCATTTAGTTTCTAGCTTCAATCGCGATGCACTACTGACGCTTGACGCATTTGCCGGGTGGTTGGGTTTTCCATGCGAATGGAGACTTGAATCGCTTCGGGCGAGTCGATGAACGGAGGCATCGTTTCCCTTTCGCCCATGTCATCCGCACCAAACTCGCCAGTCGCCGTTGCCGCTGCACCGCCCGAGTAGATTCCCGGTTGATCCAGCCCATCTGCTCCAAGGTCAGCGTTGGGGACCGTCATCGATTGCCACCGGGTGCCCTCGGCTGTCACGCTACCTCGCTCTTGACGCATCCCGTCGTTTTCATACCAAGAAGTGTAGGTGTCGAATGCGGGTTGAAACAATGCAATTGCATTCACGTTGGTCGTGACAAGTCGTCCTGATCGATATAGCGAATTGACGTAGGACTGCGATGCATTCCCGAATGCGGTTAGTCCCGAGAATGGAGTCGCAAGGTAGGAACCAGTCCCCGAAATCGTTGCCCCAGCGGTAAGGTTCGAGCGATCCAGGGAACGTGATTGCCAGCCACGCAAGGAACCACCTGCGAGAACCGGGTAGCAAAGATCGACAAACCCTCCGTAGTGCGCGGGTGGCGTCGAAGTCGAAAGAGCCTCAAGAATGCTCTCGCGGTATCCGGAGTCATTTGGATTGACTACCAATCCCGTTGTCGTGGCAAAGTGCGCGACATTCGGATCGTAGATTTTCAAATCAAAGCTTAGGGCATTGTTCGTGATCACGTCTTCGCCTCTGCGGTCACTGCCCCAGTTCGTTCCTGGATTCAAGTGTGTGTTGTTGTCACCCAGTACAAACTCGCGTCGCAGGAAACCACAAAGCGCATTCGGCGTCACCACTGGCGCTGTGGTCGGCAGCAACGGAGGAGCCAAGCGTGATGAAGTTGCAGCTGCAACCGTGTTGAGAATCGTGGCAGGTCCGGACAACGCCAACACCGGCATCGATGTTGGCAGCACGCCGCCTGACCCAGTCAGCACAGAATTCGGAATGCGAACATGAGCGAAGCGATTGTGAGGTTTTGAAAGATCAGCCAGCGAATTCGCAGCAACCGCAGCGGTCGGGATGCCATTGGCACTGAGCACCCTGCGAAGCGACAAGTCACATTGCTGGTGCACGCCAGCCATGCCATAAGCCCAGCCGTCCGCTACCGGCGCCGTCGAAACAACGGTTGCGGTTGTCGCGTTTGGCCAGGTGTCCGCTTGCATGAAGCGAACCGTGTCACTTCCAACGGTACGGTTTTCAATTGGTAGCTGCCCGCTCGTCAAATTCAAATCTGGGCGGATCAACAACACACGACGATGAATCTTCATCCGGTCCGGGAAACCGTTCTCAATCGCTGAACCACTACCTAGGTCGGTGTCCCCGTCGACGTCCACGTAGTTCAGATAGTTCGCATCATCCGGCAAAACGTTGTAGTACTCTGGGCTGGCAAAGTACACGATCTCGGCGTAGCGAGAGCGGATAACGACTGGCTCCCATTGATTTCCTGGGTAGTTGGTTGCGTTGTAAGCCGTCCCAGTGACTTCGGCACTTTTCCGGTCCAAGACGAAACGCGGGACTTTGCCAGAAAACCAACTGCCTTCCGGTGCAATGGCGGTGAATGCCAGGTAGTCGTCGAAGTCACCATAACGTGAATCAGGAACTTCAACGGAGCCATCTGGATTCAAGACGCTTCGAAACAGCGAAGACGTGGCGTCGGTAACAGGGCCCTCTGCATATAGGAGGTAACCCGCTTGGTCGGGTTCGCCCAGATTGGGTGTCAGCCTGACCGTACATCGCGTCAGTTCGTCATTGATACGGGTTGAGATATCACGCAACTCGTTGGAAAGCTGCACGTTCCCACGACTCTCACGAATCCGTGACCCCACGAACGCAAACGCCCGAGCGACGGCCACCATCATCAATAACGTGACGGCCATTGCGACAAGCATTTCAACGAGCGTGAACCCACGGCCACGACGGCACTGCATAAGCATGGCCAAACCTCGCGTTGACGCACGCGTTCGCTTTGGATGATCAGCGATGGACGACCGAGAATTTGACTCGGAAGTTGGATAAGTAGTTGGAATATTCATCAGGTATAACTCGAACTGAGTAACGGCTGCTACCGCGTCATTATTGGAAGTATCGCTCGAACACGACGGTGTCTCTCGCGTTGACATCTCGTCCCGGAATGAAACCAACGGGGATCGAGCGATCGATAATAAACATCGCGTTATAACGCCGGTTCTCGCCCTTCTCTTCGTTGTATTCCGCGCCCAAGTTAGACGTATTGGTTGCGTCCACTTCGAAGAAGCCCAGGGTCATTCGCACCAAGAATGTTTGCGAGTTATCCGAAACGAGGTTCGGCATTCGCATCAGCGTTTGATACTTCAGAAATGGGCTTCGGTGCCGGTCTTGGTAGGCCGACGCGGCGGTCGGTGGATGAACCACGACCGGATTTTGAGTGGCCGCACGAACAAACAACGAGTCCTCGGTTGGGTCGGTGCCTCCACCGCCTTCCTCCTGGTGATCGAGTGCCCCTTCCCCTCGTAGCAAACCCGCGTTGACATTACGACGTCGAAGTCGATCTGTTTCATCGTCCCCCGTCGTCGATAAGTCTCGCAATTGCGGCGCAAGTCCGGCCGTTGCCGTTCGCTTGAATACTCCTGCAAACTGCGTTGGGTACCGCGGGTCTACCTGATTCGGCAGATAGTTGACCGGCGTACTGGCATCCGAATTAATCACCGTCGTGGTCGTGCCGGGTGGCGTGTAACCTCGACGTGATTCAAGAAAGTTGTTGTAGGAAAGCTGATCTTGTGTACCGCTGATACCTGCCGCAGTTGCATACTCACCTGCATTCATGTGACCTTGCATCAGCCCCTTCCAGACCGTGAACTCCTCAATCGAGTTCAGGTTTACTTTGCCGATCCGGCGGTTGTCTTCAACGAAGTTGAACGGCGCGGAGTACAGCGGAGCCAACGGAGTACCACTGACGGCGGTTGGGAGAATCGGCATCGACTCACCGCGGAATGGAGGCGGCGTGCCAACGTAGTCGAACAAGTCAGCAAACTCACCCGCTTCGGCCGAACCCGTGACCTTGATGTTCTTACTGTTGAAGAAATTCAAGAGGTGTCGGAAAGGTGAAAGAAAGATCTCTGCGTAGGCAGCATCGTTTGTGTTCGTGCTCGAATCCGGGAAGATTGGCGGAGATGGATCGGACGCCGCATCGACCACGCTGAATTCTTCAAACAAGCGACCAGCCGAACACGCCGGAACCATCATCAATTCATGCGGAGTCGCAAAGGGACGATTCAGCCAAGGATGAATGGCGAACGGAATGACTGGACGACCTCGAAACGGTGTCGTTGACGGTGTACCAAAGGCTGTGTTCAAGAAGTTGAACGTCGTTTCCAGATCGGTGCTGAGATCAAAGTAATCCGTTCCGGTCGTCAACATCGCCGCGACGGTCGCAGGGACTGAAGTGTTGTAGGAATAAAGGATGTTGGTTCCTGCTCCGTTGACGCCCACTCCGTCACGCTGACGACTTCCCGTCAGGTAGGGAAGTTCTGTAGGGGAGGTCGTTGAACCATCCGTCTTCTTCACATTTGCAGCTGTGTCCTCACCGCTGAAAACGGTCAGATCAATGGCGATCTGGTCCACCGTTCGGTAGGGGTTCATTGTCGGGTGGAAGCCGCGAGTAGGATCAGCAAGTCGTTGTAGAAATGCCGTTCGATAGTTCGGCACGGTTCCCAGCATTGGATCAACAACGGTCGGAGGAACTCCAGAAAAAGCTTCCGTCAGCTGTCGAATGGGGCCGTTGACTCGCAAGTCTTCAGGTTGGTCCAGTGGTAACCCAGCTGCTGCTGCACCGGTCGCGTCCAATCGGACGTACGCGTCTGTTGCAGGGTAGTTTCCGTTCTCTGTTGTGTATTGTTCGGTAGGTTCTGCGTAATAAGACCCCGCGATAGGCAGCGGTTCTGAAACATTCAGCCCAATTCCGTTGGGCGCTGTCGTACCGGGTGACGCCCAGCCAGTTGGTGCAAACCCCGAAATCGGCAAGGCCAGTCCTGGCTGAATGTTGGTACTTGTATTCGGAGTCATTCTTGCACCGGCAGAATTGTATTGAACCAAGCCCTGATAGGGTGCCGCAGTTTCAATCGCAAAGCCCTGCTCAGTTGGCCCGGTAGGCGCAGTACCAGTGAAGGATTCAGATCCAAATCGAGTTTGTATTCGAGGTGCGAGGTTCAAGTACTGTTCGGGTAGCAGCGAAGCCGTTGAGCCTGACGAGTTAAAGAAAACGCTCGAAGGCTGCGTCATGTCAGGAATCGCAGCAATGGCATCCGCCACGTCAGTCAACGCGGTGTAGTCATTGAAGAATACAAATCGATTGAGAGCCAAGTTGCCTGCGGTCGTGTTTAACTCATCCATCGCGTTGGGAGTCGCCAACTCGGGCTGGAATGAAAGCGTGTCCGGCAGGTCCGTTCGCAACTCGAGTGGCGAATTACCTTGGCCTACCGGATTGTTCACGGCCGTTCCTGTGTCGAAATGCGGTTCGCTAATTGCGATTCGCCAGACCGGTACGTCTGAAGCGGTGGATGTCGTGTCACCCCATTTCGTTCCGTCAAAGTAGGTTGTGATTGTCCGCTCAAGATCGAGCGAATACACCATGTTCGTTCCACTGGTGTCGACATCGTAAAGCTCTCTCGGAACACCGGCGGTGTTTGGATCAGCGATCGGCGTCGCAACGCGTCGGCGAGGGCAATACAATTCCAAAAACAAGGAGCCTTGAGGTATGCGAACCTGGTCCGTGTCATCATCGGTGTCGGATCCGCCACTCCCCTTTCTTCCTTCACCGTCCATTGCGCTGTCCCGAACACGAACATCATGTGTCGCATACGATTCGGTGAAAACAAGGTCTGGTTGTTCGCACCCGAACACAACTGGGCTGAATGTGGTTGGCGGCGTTAAGCTAGTACCAAAAATTTCATCCGTTCCCAGTACTCCATCGCCATCGATGTCATCGGCAACCGACCAGCCATCGAACGGATTCGGATCGTAAGGGAATCGAGTCATAATCGCGTCAGGATCACGAAAGTCCACAACATTGACAGCCCACTGGGCTATTCGCCGTGCGCGGTATGCCTCTCGGTCCGTTGGCGGCACAGCAGTCCCAAGTGTGTCTCCATAACCAGGGAAATTATTATCAAGGCCGTCGCTGATCAGCATCATCAACACGTACAAATGCCTTGCGAGCAATTGGCGTGGCGGAACAGGATCCGAATCGTCCCGCACGTAGTCAGGCACAATGCCTGCAAACTCGGCGTCGATCGCATCAGCTTCGTAAGACTGAAACGCTTCCGTCTCAACTCCTGTCGATTCACCAGCTTCGTCGACTGCATCGTTACCATTGTCGTCGTAACCTGGCACGTTCACTTCACGCGGTTCATCAATCACCCCGTTCCCGTTGTCGTCAACACCGTTGCCAAGCCGACGGTTCAGGTTCAATCGTTTGGCCAATCGCAGTTCAGGAGCGACCAGGTCGTTCAGCTGCACATTGGTCAGCGTCGAGCCACCAAGTGCCTGCATCGCGGCACGCAACTCGTCATAGGCGGATGCGAATCCAATTCCAACCCTGGGCGAGTCATCGGACACACTCAAGGTCGTTGTTGCATTGACCAGGCCCGCTTCCGTCGCAGCCAGTGGTTGCAGCAGATTGGTCAAACGAGTTGGCAGCAATTCGCTATCGAACTCGTTCACGCGAATGATCGCTTCCAACTCGCTCTCGGTGTAACGTCGGTCACCACTTAGGCGGCCTGTCGGATCGGACTCGTAGGGGTTGTCTGCAAGTTCGTTCGTCGTCGGTTCAGTCACGGTCGTGGTCGCGGGATCATCACCCAATACTTCACCCAGATCACCGGGCGATACAATCGTTGTGTCGCCGTCATTGGCAGGCACGATTGCGCCGCTCAAGGACACGCCATAGCCACCCCGGCCGTAGGGATCGATCGAAGCCGCATAGAGATCCGTCCCATCCAACGCTCCCGGTCGCCAGCCCGTTGTCAGGACGCCCAAGCTATCAACGCCTGCTCGCCCAGGGACTAGTTCGCTAGCCGTCGCCCCTACCTGATAGCGGCCTTGCAAAAGATTGAAAATCAGCGGAGCAGTACCAGGAATATTGATTTCAGCTGGGCCGTAACCCAGGCCACGGAAAGCGAACTGTGACGCTCCGCCGCCCGCCCAATCGGCAACCGTTTGATTCACTCCGACGCCCTGATTGATCAGAGCGTAGTTTCCGTGAGCGTTGACGTTCAGTCGACCGGAAAGGTCTCGGATCATCGGCGCGATCATGGGCTTCAGCAACTTGCCTTCGGGCGAGGTCACAAAGGGCAAGCCTAAATCAATCCAGACGCTATCCGCGATACCGTCGAAGTCGTTGTCGACATCCCACGGACCTTCAATCAAAGCACTTGCCAGCTGATTCAGACGTGCACGTGCTACGTTGGGAGTTGAACCGTCCATCGGAAGCGGGGCACGCAAAGCGTAGTTCGGGTTCCCGCCAGTGAATCGACTGTGCATGACCTCCGATACCGAAGGCGTCCGAATCAACTGACCTGCTGCGATCGGGAACGGTCTGAATGTCCCACGAGCGAAACTCGCTACAACATCGTCGTATGCATCCGTGGGGGGCGTGTCCCAGGTGGTGGTTTCATTGAGGATGTAATTGAGTACCGAGGGCCGGTGAAAGGAAGGGATCACCACACCGTTAGAATCGCGATAACTCAAGAACCAGTTATTGAAGTCAGCTGCATCATAACTCTCATCGAAGTCACTTCCGTTCGTCGCGATAACGGTGCTTTTGTCACGATTGGGCCCCAGTAGATTAGGCTGAAATGCAACTGGCAAAGTAAAGCCCACGTTCGCTGTGGAACCCGCCGCATACTCAAACGCAAGTGGAGCATTGTCATTAATATTCGTGCCGTCGTAGCCGATGCCGGCCGCATTTCGTGGCACGCCGTTCATCCGGATCTTGTCACCCGCGACGGGGACAAATGCACCCAAGCTAGCGTCAGCTTGAAAGTAGAGTTCGTGCACTCCAGTTGCAGAGGTGGCTGAATGAATTACCCGATACGAATGCCCGCTCAAATTACCGGTCGTGAAGGTGATGACTCGACCGGTATAGAGGTCGTTGACGTCTTCGGTTGACAACGACAGCCCGCCGGTGGCCGCCGGGTCATCAACGACGGAGATTTCCATCACGAACTGGTTAGCGATCGAAGCGGTCGATCCTGCTTGGACCTCTAATTCCGAGAAGTCCGTTCTTCCGTAATAGTCGCTAAGAAGGTCTTCTCCAAAGAACGCCGAGGACGTGTTGCTGGTACCGCGGATCAGCGTCATCAGCGCACTGTCTAGCAGGGCAGTAGGATGGGACTGCTTGATGTTCCGTGAGGCAATTGCAAACGACGCTTGTCGAGATTGGTTGCTGAACACGAGGTAAGCGGCGGTCAACAGGCTGAAGAATGTCAGCATGCTGAGCACGACCAATAAGATGACCCCGCGTTTCGTTTGGGATGGCGACCGATTCATAGCAGTGGTCCGCGCGTTTCAAGAATAGATAAGAGAAGAGTGAAGAGCAGTTGCGGTTGCGTCTTGTGGAGCGTCAAAGATCCGTCCAAGGAATCAGCCGCTCCGTGACGGAAACCACATTTTGAACAATCGTTACGTACGTATTGTCAAGAAACGTGCCGTCTGAGATCTGACCTGTTGTAAAGTCGAATTCCCAATCCGGGCCGTCCAGCGTGATGCGACGTCGCCACAATGCACGTTCAGTTCTGTCTGGACTGCCAGAGATTGTCGGCAAAGCAGCTCCGCCAGAATCAAGTTCTGTATTGCTATACGCGACCAGTTCCTCGGGATCTGCATCAATGGCAACGACGCGGTACCAGCGGTGTGCTTGCGTCCCATCGGGCAATACTCGTGACATCATCAACCAGTCATTCGGAGCAAGCTCCGCGGACGTGTTGCCTGAAGCGGTCAAGTGAACGACTCCGCCCGCTCCTCCAGAAAAGCCGGATGCGTAGGTGACATAGGCCACTCGTTCACTAACTCCGTTCGCATCAGGTTGAACTGGCGTCGGCGGAGCTGATACGGGGAAGTCGATGTCGGTGACTCGGTTCCGAATGATCGCAACCGACAAGCTTGCATACTGGTTGCTTTGCGTTGGGACTAGCGTTGCGATCCAGCTGTATTCTCCCGTGGGAACGCGTCGGCCATAGCCCAAGATCCCCGAGCCCAAACCCGGCAGGGTTGCCGATTCGGCTTGGTCCGCTTTCGTCGAAACAACTAATAGGTCATTCGCACTTTGGGTTAACTCTCGGGCAATTTCGAGTGCTACCAAGCGAGGAATGGTCGTCGCGGGGATCGTTGCTGTTGATGGATCGATTACTCCAACCCGACGAAGTCGCGGCATTGGCGGCGCCCAGCTAGCTGAGTTCGTGTCCGACGGATCCAACAACGGATCGTGGCTCGCTACGTAATAGGGGAAGACTCGGTCGTCGTAGCTCGCAAACGAAGTGTAAGTTCCAGCTTGGTTTGCACAGTACAAAGGGTCGATGCAGATCCCGCCAATGAGATCCGAAGCAGGCATGGTAACCGTGGGGACCTGGTCCAGAGGATCTGCCGACATCTGGTTGGTTGCTTCGTCGAACGCGATGGAATATTTCGGAGCATTATTCATGTCACCGAGTCCGCCCGCGTTGAGCCAACGACGAATTTGAATCTCCTTGGCAACGGAATCCGCCACCTCAGCGCCAACGCTGAAGGATACGGAATCCTGTGCGCGTTGTCCGGCGAGTGGCATCACCGACAGCAATCCCAATAGCCCGATCATGATCACACCGATTGAGAAAAGTACCTCAACCAAAGTGACCGCGGTTCGTTGGGAGTGTGAGTTGCGATGTTGCGACTTGCGATACTGTGGTTTGCTATTTATCACGGGTTCGAATCCAAAGTATCGGAAAGAATCGCCAGCGATCTTGCTTCGCGAAGGGCGGCCGGCATTGTGCTGCTACTCACTGTCGCATTGGGCGAGACGACGGAACGGCCTGTCGCTGGATTAATCACGATCCAAACGGAATCGAGATTCATCAAGTTTGCGGGGGTGCGTTGGTCCGCGTTGAAAGGACTGGCTGGCTGGACTCCATCGCTTTCTCCCACGCACAAAAAGATCAAACCTGTGGGAACCGATCGATTACCAATCGCATCCACAGACACCGTTTCCACCCGACCATCCGGGCCAAAGACAATATCGATTGGTTGATTCAAGGCTCCACCTTGAGCCGCCAATTGATTGCCGTCGATCCCCATTCCTGAGTAAGTCGTGTCGATCACGATACCGCGAGGAAAGACAATGCTCTGACTCGTCGAAACCACCGGGGAGCGATGGATTCGATAAGACATCTTGGCGTTGTTGATCGGCTGATGGAAAACAGGGAACGTGCTTGAAGGAGTCCCCGAGGCCGACAAAGGTGAATCTAAGTTGATTTGTGCTGTAACGGTGTCCGTTGCTGAGACGTACGTACCTAGGTCGAGACGAAAATAGCGACCACCGGGGAACTCGATCAGGTCTCCATCCGAGATTGGAGCTTCTAAACTGTCGTACAACGCGGAGTTTGTATCCGTGTACAAGAGCAACAGCTGGTTATCAACACCGACGAACTCTAAGTTCGCAGTCGTCGAACCGGCGGTTGGGTAGATGAATTTCACTTTTGCATCGGCCGCCTCACCGGTATATGGCGGAACGCCAACCAACTGCCGCAACCGAACCCCTGCGGAAGTACGAAAGTTTACTGCGGCATCGCTGGACAATCGATCGATGCGAACTCCTACATACCGGCCTTCGGCAACGGCACGGCTACGAGCTTCGCTTAAGTAAGCAACAATCGTCCGAGACGACTGGCTGACTTTTTGGTCACTGATCAACGAACGAAAGGTCGGTAGCGAGACCGCGGTGACGATCAGAAAGACGGTCAGTACGACTAGCAGTTCAACCAACGTGAACCCGTTTGGCAAACGGCGACGTGTGATCGCAACTCGACTCGCCGCGTTCAATCGCTGCGAACTTGGCATCAAAGCATTCATTGGGCCACCTGCAGCGAGAAGTTGGTAATGTTATCTGCCAACGCTTGGTTGGGGCCGCCGGTCAGTTCTTCCCCGGGCAATCGACGAGACGTGTCTGTGGCATAGGTCGCACTTGTTCGATCAAGCACGCTGACATCATTGTCATGAAGAAAGCGACGTAAGTATGGGTCGCACCACTGATAGTTTGCCGCCCCACGACCTTGAGATTCTGCCCCCATATTCGCAGTGTCCTTAGGCCAAATCCAACTGGCTGACGAGTAGGCAAATGTATCTAAAGGGTTTCCACCGTCATCAATCGGATTGAACGCGATTCCAAAGTCGCCATCCTCGCCCGCCGAGATCACAAGCGGACGCAGTGCCCATGGCGCGATCGCACTCCCGGTGTTAACGTTCACCGCTGGAAGTACCGACGTAGACGAAGGAGCAGGCGGGGTTTGTACGGTGTAGTAAAAGTCAGACCGAAAGAGATCGAACTCGTCGGCAGTCGTGTAATCGATGATCCCA is from Neorhodopirellula lusitana and encodes:
- a CDS encoding type IV pilus modification PilV family protein, whose amino-acid sequence is MINSKPQYRKSQHRNSHSQRTAVTLVEVLFSIGVIMIGLLGLLSVMPLAGQRAQDSVSFSVGAEVADSVAKEIQIRRWLNAGGLGDMNNAPKYSIAFDEATNQMSADPLDQVPTVTMPASDLIGGICIDPLYCANQAGTYTSFASYDDRVFPYYVASHDPLLDPSDTNSASWAPPMPRLRRVGVIDPSTATIPATTIPRLVALEIARELTQSANDLLVVSTKADQAESATLPGLGSGILGYGRRVPTGEYSWIATLVPTQSNQYASLSVAIIRNRVTDIDFPVSAPPTPVQPDANGVSERVAYVTYASGFSGGAGGVVHLTASGNTSAELAPNDWLMMSRVLPDGTQAHRWYRVVAIDADPEELVAYSNTELDSGGAALPTISGSPDRTERALWRRRITLDGPDWEFDFTTGQISDGTFLDNTYVTIVQNVVSVTERLIPWTDL
- a CDS encoding DUF420 domain-containing protein, which translates into the protein MWDFLAGNLPHLNAALNVTATVLLAMGLWNIKNGRAKKHKVLMVRAFFVSAAFLLCYLLHKFSLFQTTGEWNKKFPEDASASARITYLSILIPHIILAIAVPFLAVRAIYLAKNGRIVAHKKLVRFAFPIWMYVSVTGVLVYVMLYQLYA
- a CDS encoding prepilin-type N-terminal cleavage/methylation domain-containing protein, which produces MPSSQRLNAASRVAITRRRLPNGFTLVELLVVLTVFLIVTAVSLPTFRSLISDQKVSQSSRTIVAYLSEARSRAVAEGRYVGVRIDRLSSDAAVNFRTSAGVRLRQLVGVPPYTGEAADAKVKFIYPTAGSTTANLEFVGVDNQLLLLYTDTNSALYDSLEAPISDGDLIEFPGGRYFRLDLGTYVSATDTVTAQINLDSPLSASGTPSSTFPVFHQPINNAKMSYRIHRSPVVSTSQSIVFPRGIVIDTTYSGMGIDGNQLAAQGGALNQPIDIVFGPDGRVETVSVDAIGNRSVPTGLIFLCVGESDGVQPASPFNADQRTPANLMNLDSVWIVINPATGRSVVSPNATVSSSTMPAALREARSLAILSDTLDSNP
- a CDS encoding PulJ/GspJ family protein is translated as MLMQCRRGRGFTLVEMLVAMAVTLLMMVAVARAFAFVGSRIRESRGNVQLSNELRDISTRINDELTRCTVRLTPNLGEPDQAGYLLYAEGPVTDATSSLFRSVLNPDGSVEVPDSRYGDFDDYLAFTAIAPEGSWFSGKVPRFVLDRKSAEVTGTAYNATNYPGNQWEPVVIRSRYAEIVYFASPEYYNVLPDDANYLNYVDVDGDTDLGSGSAIENGFPDRMKIHRRVLLIRPDLNLTSGQLPIENRTVGSDTVRFMQADTWPNATTATVVSTAPVADGWAYGMAGVHQQCDLSLRRVLSANGIPTAAVAANSLADLSKPHNRFAHVRIPNSVLTGSGGVLPTSMPVLALSGPATILNTVAAATSSRLAPPLLPTTAPVVTPNALCGFLRREFVLGDNNTHLNPGTNWGSDRRGEDVITNNALSFDLKIYDPNVAHFATTTGLVVNPNDSGYRESILEALSTSTPPAHYGGFVDLCYPVLAGGSLRGWQSRSLDRSNLTAGATISGTGSYLATPFSGLTAFGNASQSYVNSLYRSGRLVTTNVNAIALFQPAFDTYTSWYENDGMRQERGSVTAEGTRWQSMTVPNADLGADGLDQPGIYSGGAAATATGEFGADDMGERETMPPFIDSPEAIQVSIRMENPTTRQMRQASVVHRD